From Pan troglodytes isolate AG18354 chromosome 11, NHGRI_mPanTro3-v2.0_pri, whole genome shotgun sequence, the proteins below share one genomic window:
- the LOC107976692 gene encoding LOW QUALITY PROTEIN: histone-lysine N-methyltransferase SETMAR (The sequence of the model RefSeq protein was modified relative to this genomic sequence to represent the inferred CDS: substituted 3 bases at 3 genomic stop codons) — protein sequence MEIMLDKKQIRAIFLFKFKMGHKAAETTHNISNTFGPGTANEHTVQWWFKKFHKGEESLEDEEHSGQPSEVDSDQLRAIIKADPLRTTPEVAEELNIDHSIVVRHLKQIGKVKKFGKWVPCELSEKQKNCRFEVSSSLILRNNSEPFLDRIVMCHEKWILYDSQXQPARWLDQEAPKHFPKPNLHQNKVMVTVWWSAAGLIHYNFLNPGETLTSEKYAQXIDEMHQKLQHLPLALVNRKGPILLHDSAQPHIAQPALGKLNELGYEVLPHPPYSPDLSPTDYHFFKHLDNFLQGKRFHNQQDAEHAFQXFVESQSMDFYATGINKVISRWQKCVGCNGSYFD from the coding sequence atggaaattatgttagacaaaaagcaaattcgaGCAATTTTCTTATTCAAGTTCAAAATGGGTCATAAAGCAGCGGAGACAACTCACAACATCAGCAAcacatttggcccaggaactgctaatgaacacacagtgcagtggtggttcaagaagtttcACAAAGGAGAggagagccttgaagatgaggagcataGTGGCCAGCCATCGGAAGTTGACAGTgaccaattgagagcaatcatcAAAGCTGATCCTCTTAGAACTACACCTGAAGTTGCTGAAGAACTCAACATTGACCATTCTATAGTCGTtcggcatttgaagcaaattggaaaggtgaaaaagttTGGTAAGTGGGTGCCTTGTGAACTAagcgaaaaacaaaaaaattgtcgttttgaagtgtcatcttctcttattctacgcaacaacagtgaaccatttctcgATCGGATTGTGATGTGCCacgaaaagtggattttatatgacAGCCAGTGACAGCCAGCTCGGTGGTTGGACCAGGAAGCTCCAAAGCatttcccaaagccaaacttgcaccagaataaggtcatggtcactgtttggtggtctgctgctgGTCTGATCCACTACAACTTTCTGAATCCTGGCGAAACCCTTACATCTGAGAAATATGCTCAGTAAATCGATGAGATGCACCAAAAACTACAACACCTGCCGCTggcattggtcaacagaaagggcccaattcttctcCACGACAGTGCCCAACCACACATTGCACAACCAGCACTTGGGAAATTGAACGAATTGGGCTACGAAGTTTTGCCTCATCCtccatattcacctgacctctcgCCAACcgactaccacttcttcaagcatcttgacaactttttgcagggaaaacgcttccacaaccagcaggatgcagaacaTGCTTTCCAATAGTTCGTTGAATCCCAAAGCATggatttttatgctacaggaataaacaaagtTATTTCtcgttggcaaaaatgtgttggttgtaatggttcctattttgattaa